From the Diceros bicornis minor isolate mBicDic1 chromosome 19, mDicBic1.mat.cur, whole genome shotgun sequence genome, one window contains:
- the CST8 gene encoding cystatin-8, with protein sequence MTRPRGSSLLLLTILVALVASTDPDKNKIEWRELKTISASNANVKQCLWFAVREYNEESADKYLFQVVKIVQVKMQVTDRLEYLIDVELARSNCRKLSNNNENCSIQENFKLEKKVRCSFLVGALPWNGEFTVMKKECADA encoded by the exons ATGACCAGACCCCGAGGGTCCAGCCTGCTCCTACTCACCATTCTGGTGGCCCTGGTGGCCAGCACAGACCCAGACAAGAATAAGATCGAGTGGAGGGAATTAAAAACCATCAGTGCCTCAAATGCCAACGTGAAGCAGTGTCTGTGGTTTGCTGTGCGAGAATACAACGAAGAGAGTGCAGACAAGTATCTCTTCCAGGTGGTCAAGATTGTGCAAGTCAAGATGCAG GTCACAGACCGTTTGGAATACCTTATCGATGTTGAACTTGCCCGCAGCAATTGCAGAAAGCTTTCAAACAATAATGAAAACTGTAGTATTCAAGAAAACTTCAAGCTGGAAAAG AAAGTAAGGTGTAGCTTTTTGGTCGGAGCACTCCCCTGGAATGGCGAATTCACTGTGATGAAGAAGGAGTGTGCAGACGCCTAG